In one Mesorhizobium australicum genomic region, the following are encoded:
- a CDS encoding FecCD family ABC transporter permease yields MSRGVLIGSLAAATVVFFLLSLLTGPASYGPLESIRALIAGGDEAAAIILREIRLPRALLGLMVGFGLGASGAALQGFLRNPLAEPGIIGVSASASLGAVTVFYSGLAGASILALPAGALVGAAVSVLLLLGIAARHGSTLTLILSGVALSSLAGALTSLALNLSPNPFASYEIIFWLLGSLKDRSMVHVLIALPLMVAGAALLFASSRALDALTLGEESAASLGIDMRRARLFVVGGVALMVGAATAVAGAIGFVGLVMPHLIRPLTDRMPGSLILPAGLGGAALLLAADVAVRVAIPARELNVGVVTALIGAPFFLWLVARTKRET; encoded by the coding sequence ATGAGCCGCGGCGTGCTCATCGGGTCACTCGCTGCCGCGACGGTCGTTTTCTTCCTGCTGTCGCTGCTGACCGGGCCCGCGAGCTACGGCCCGCTGGAGAGCATCCGGGCGCTGATCGCCGGCGGTGACGAGGCGGCCGCGATCATCCTGCGCGAGATCAGGCTGCCGCGCGCACTGCTCGGTCTCATGGTGGGCTTCGGCCTCGGCGCATCCGGCGCGGCACTCCAGGGCTTCCTGCGCAATCCGCTGGCCGAGCCCGGGATCATCGGCGTCTCGGCGTCGGCGTCGCTCGGCGCTGTGACGGTGTTCTACAGCGGCCTTGCAGGCGCCTCGATCCTGGCCTTGCCTGCCGGCGCGCTTGTCGGGGCCGCCGTGTCGGTTTTGCTCCTGCTGGGCATTGCTGCCCGCCATGGTTCGACGCTGACGCTCATTCTCTCCGGCGTCGCGCTGTCCAGCCTTGCCGGCGCGCTCACGTCGCTGGCGCTCAATCTCTCGCCGAACCCCTTCGCCAGCTACGAGATCATCTTCTGGCTGCTCGGTTCGCTGAAAGACCGCTCGATGGTTCATGTGCTGATCGCGCTGCCGCTGATGGTCGCGGGGGCCGCGCTGCTGTTCGCGTCGAGCCGGGCGCTCGATGCGCTGACGCTGGGCGAGGAGAGCGCCGCCAGCCTCGGCATCGACATGCGCCGGGCGCGTCTGTTCGTCGTGGGTGGCGTGGCGCTGATGGTGGGAGCGGCCACCGCCGTCGCGGGCGCGATCGGCTTTGTCGGCCTCGTCATGCCGCACCTGATCCGGCCGCTCACCGACCGCATGCCCGGCAGCCTGATCCTGCCGGCGGGACTGGGTGGTGCGGCGTTGCTTCTCGCCGCCGACGTTGCGGTGCGCGTCGCAATCCCCGCGCGGGAACTCAATGTCGGCGTGGTCACCGCGCTCATCGGCGCGCCGTTCTTTCTCTGGCTCGTCGCGCGTACAAAGCGGGAGACGTAG
- a CDS encoding ABC transporter ATP-binding protein, with amino-acid sequence MRLSALELSVSLSGRKVLDGVSFDLEPGQVVGLLGPNGAGKSTLMRALAGLIETPQVRLGDRALSAMGSTERARKIAFLPQQRSIGWALAVEQVVMLGRIPWRGYGQIPSEADEAIAADAMRLLRVDGLAARPATELSGGEQARVLAARAVAQDTPFLIADEPASGLDPAHQISMMQAFRAVAAKGRCVLVSLHDLTLAARWCDRIIVLDGGRVAADGEPETVLNAALLQSVYGVTAHVARDGGKLVLAPLALSQARQP; translated from the coding sequence ATGCGGCTGTCGGCACTTGAACTCTCGGTCAGCCTTTCCGGCCGCAAGGTGCTGGACGGCGTTTCGTTCGACCTCGAACCGGGTCAGGTGGTCGGATTGCTCGGGCCGAACGGCGCTGGCAAGTCGACCCTGATGCGCGCGCTTGCCGGCCTGATCGAGACGCCGCAGGTGCGGCTGGGCGACCGCGCGCTGTCGGCGATGGGCTCGACCGAACGCGCGCGAAAAATCGCCTTCCTGCCGCAACAACGCTCCATCGGCTGGGCGCTGGCGGTCGAGCAGGTGGTCATGCTCGGGCGCATCCCATGGCGCGGCTACGGGCAGATACCGTCCGAGGCAGACGAGGCGATCGCAGCGGATGCGATGCGACTGCTGCGCGTCGACGGGCTGGCCGCGCGGCCCGCGACCGAACTGTCCGGCGGAGAACAGGCGAGGGTGCTCGCTGCCCGTGCGGTCGCTCAGGACACGCCGTTCCTCATCGCCGACGAGCCGGCGTCCGGGCTCGACCCCGCACACCAGATCTCGATGATGCAGGCCTTCCGCGCGGTCGCGGCGAAGGGGCGTTGCGTGCTCGTCTCGCTGCACGACCTGACGCTCGCGGCGCGCTGGTGCGACCGGATCATCGTGCTGGATGGTGGCCGGGTCGCCGCGGATGGCGAGCCTGAAACAGTGCTCAACGCCGCATTGCTCCAGTCCGTTTATGGTGTCACCGCCCATGTCGCGCGCGACGGCGGCAAGCTGGTGCTTGCGCCGCTCGCCCTGTCGCAGGCGAGGCAGCCGTGA
- a CDS encoding TonB family protein, producing MIQWPSIQPAKTNGTEPEPVALPVEAASDVDGFRFEFPRLARDGESSGETSPDIAAPGVEVATPLARTRWNVAALAVSLVFHAVAVAGLGMLVWHEGVEAETDAISVEIFADPAPHPSDVASIAGDAEETQDAAAPADRPEPDAQDAERQAEVVEAPVTEQAEPPSADPVAPAPLPQFEPLPPLTEMEIAQTAPAAATTPESAADTDLAAATQDVSPPSQPAASSSEGAAMPRDVVREPAAEEPLEAEKTDEAKAEAPVLAARPSLESMLPAIAVPGPPLFPPEPAPPVPAKKADAPKTTSPVPVEIDRKAPAKAAHVERKAEPTRSAKAQEQSRKADTKLSRRAEKPERRERSSTAPTGGAKAKDKSRTASQAGSVASAAATSGDRDSYGRKVNGHVQRYKRYPDAAARGGMKGAVKVSISIGGSGNLASARVTSSSGYPVLDSEALATVRRAAPYPKPPASFGGTARFSLTLRYSR from the coding sequence GTGATCCAGTGGCCGTCGATCCAGCCGGCGAAGACGAACGGGACGGAGCCCGAACCCGTCGCGCTCCCGGTCGAGGCAGCTTCCGACGTTGATGGATTTCGATTCGAATTTCCGCGGCTTGCGCGCGACGGCGAAAGTTCCGGGGAAACCTCGCCCGACATCGCTGCGCCGGGCGTGGAAGTGGCGACGCCGCTCGCCAGGACGCGTTGGAACGTCGCCGCGTTGGCCGTGTCGCTGGTCTTCCATGCGGTCGCCGTCGCCGGGCTCGGCATGCTGGTCTGGCATGAGGGTGTCGAAGCTGAAACGGACGCCATCTCGGTCGAGATCTTCGCGGATCCGGCACCCCACCCCTCGGATGTTGCCTCCATCGCCGGCGACGCCGAGGAGACGCAGGATGCGGCTGCGCCCGCCGACCGGCCGGAGCCGGACGCGCAAGATGCCGAGAGGCAGGCCGAGGTCGTCGAAGCGCCCGTCACGGAGCAGGCAGAGCCGCCTTCCGCCGATCCCGTCGCTCCGGCTCCGCTGCCGCAGTTCGAGCCCCTGCCGCCGCTGACGGAGATGGAGATTGCTCAGACTGCTCCGGCCGCGGCGACCACGCCCGAATCGGCAGCCGATACCGATCTCGCAGCCGCCACGCAGGATGTATCGCCGCCGTCTCAGCCGGCAGCCTCGTCCTCCGAGGGCGCCGCAATGCCTAGGGATGTCGTCAGAGAGCCGGCAGCGGAGGAGCCGCTCGAGGCCGAGAAAACCGACGAGGCGAAAGCGGAGGCTCCCGTTCTCGCCGCGCGCCCCTCGCTCGAATCGATGCTGCCGGCGATAGCCGTGCCCGGACCGCCGCTCTTTCCGCCGGAGCCAGCACCACCGGTTCCGGCAAAAAAGGCCGACGCACCGAAGACCACCAGTCCTGTCCCTGTCGAGATAGATCGCAAGGCACCGGCCAAGGCGGCGCATGTGGAGAGGAAAGCGGAGCCGACCAGATCGGCCAAAGCCCAGGAACAGTCCCGCAAGGCGGACACGAAGCTGTCCCGGCGGGCGGAAAAACCCGAACGGCGCGAGCGCAGTTCAACTGCGCCGACCGGCGGGGCCAAGGCCAAGGACAAGTCCCGGACGGCGAGCCAGGCAGGATCCGTCGCCTCCGCCGCGGCGACGTCGGGTGATCGCGACTCCTACGGCCGCAAGGTCAACGGCCATGTCCAGCGCTACAAGCGTTATCCGGACGCTGCCGCGCGCGGCGGCATGAAGGGTGCGGTGAAGGTGTCTATCAGCATCGGCGGGTCGGGCAATCTCGCCTCCGCGCGGGTCACGTCGAGCTCCGGCTATCCGGTGCTCGACAGCGAGGCGCTCGCCACCGTGCGCCGCGCAGCACCCTATCCGAAGCCGCCGGCGAGCTTCGGCGGCACGGCGCGCTTCTCGCTGACGCTGCGCTACAGCCGGTAG
- a CDS encoding GGDEF domain-containing protein, which yields MSTNVYVLLLNPAIACILASAMLIIWYHRPSAGAMRTAAIGLFAFAVAFVVQDIVPAMPYGLSNLFTNLAFLAAVTLICVAVIEMAGGKVPLLALGLTALATVCAILWWLYVDNDLTARIHVMNVSHSVMALVTLIATFRSGSPGWGRSLTIAVSILALINFSWRPLQVIWEGNFYADRNALHDSIYWNTTRLGSPILAVFAALSLLVGLAVVLIKELKLEARLDKLSGCLNRRGFEERSLHLLQAPDRPMLRLTMIVADIDRFKQINDTLGHATGDAVIRTFGRTLSDAMPFDAVVGRIGGEEFAVLLAGEGADRAYDITRSFQKDLSTALESQGLPPATASFGIYNCGYQDDLSTILSRADLALYEAKNDGRDAIRMHHPRLRTVRTRAKKASGS from the coding sequence GTGTCGACGAATGTCTATGTCCTGCTGCTCAATCCGGCGATCGCCTGCATCCTGGCATCGGCGATGTTGATCATCTGGTATCATCGGCCGAGCGCGGGCGCCATGCGGACGGCTGCGATCGGCCTCTTTGCGTTCGCCGTGGCATTCGTCGTTCAGGACATCGTCCCCGCGATGCCGTACGGGCTTTCGAACCTGTTCACGAACCTGGCGTTCCTGGCCGCCGTGACGCTCATCTGTGTCGCGGTCATCGAGATGGCGGGCGGCAAGGTGCCATTGCTCGCCCTCGGCCTGACGGCTCTCGCGACAGTCTGCGCCATCCTGTGGTGGCTTTATGTCGACAACGACCTGACGGCCCGGATCCATGTGATGAACGTGTCGCATTCCGTCATGGCCCTGGTGACGCTGATCGCCACCTTCCGCTCAGGGTCGCCGGGGTGGGGCAGATCCCTCACGATCGCCGTATCGATCCTTGCGCTCATCAACTTTTCCTGGCGTCCTCTGCAGGTGATCTGGGAAGGCAATTTCTACGCGGACCGGAACGCGCTTCACGATTCCATCTACTGGAACACCACTCGCCTCGGCTCTCCGATTTTGGCCGTGTTCGCAGCCCTTTCGCTGCTCGTCGGCCTCGCCGTCGTCCTGATCAAGGAACTCAAGCTGGAGGCCCGCCTCGACAAGCTCTCGGGCTGCCTCAACCGCCGGGGCTTTGAGGAGCGGTCGCTGCATCTCCTCCAGGCGCCCGACCGCCCCATGCTGCGGCTGACGATGATCGTCGCCGACATCGACCGTTTCAAGCAGATCAACGACACGCTCGGCCACGCGACGGGCGACGCCGTGATCCGCACATTCGGCCGGACGCTGAGTGACGCCATGCCTTTCGACGCCGTCGTCGGCCGCATCGGTGGCGAGGAGTTCGCCGTGCTGCTCGCGGGCGAGGGGGCAGACCGGGCATACGACATCACCAGATCGTTCCAGAAAGATCTTTCCACAGCGCTCGAAAGCCAGGGCCTGCCGCCCGCCACGGCAAGTTTCGGCATTTACAATTGCGGCTATCAGGACGACCTCAGCACCATCCTGAGCCGGGCCGACCTGGCGCTGTACGAGGCCAAGAACGACGGCCGGGACGCCATCCGGATGCACCACCCGCGGCTGCGGACCGTTCGAACGAGAGCGAAGAAGGCCTCAGGCTCCTGA
- a CDS encoding NAD(P)-dependent oxidoreductase, protein MATVRPPSSTAARVCPWGGATGSCLPRRARPHLPRHRGRHRDAASNEEQGMNERVGMIGVGLMGHGIAKNIALKGWGLRYLRHPGNQPTDDLDRAGAKGCDTAAELAGASDILVLCVTGTPQVEDVLLGSGRVLEALRPGMVVVDCSTANPTSTVSLAAKVVEKGAHFVDAAMTRTPKEAEEGRLNLLVGGEPEVVAQVRPLLSAFSENIFEAGGVGTGHQLKLLHNFVSLGSVTLIAEAVACAGKGGVSMDALVECLAKGGGGGVALERLRPYIEVGETAQLRFSIANAAKDLSYYRRLAEDLGAADLVAEGVSRTLEGLVGRGEGQAFVPEAVRLLQD, encoded by the coding sequence ATGGCGACGGTGCGGCCACCCTCTTCCACGGCAGCGCGCGTGTGCCCATGGGGCGGGGCGACTGGGTCTTGCCTGCCACGCCGGGCTCGGCCACACCTGCCACGGCATCGTGGCCGCCATCGGGATGCCGCGTCGAACGAGGAGCAGGGGATGAATGAACGGGTCGGCATGATCGGCGTGGGCCTGATGGGCCACGGGATCGCGAAGAACATCGCACTGAAGGGCTGGGGCCTGCGCTACCTGCGCCATCCCGGCAACCAGCCGACGGACGATCTCGACCGCGCGGGCGCAAAAGGATGCGACACGGCGGCGGAGCTCGCCGGCGCGAGCGATATCCTCGTCCTGTGCGTGACCGGCACGCCGCAGGTCGAGGACGTGCTTTTGGGCAGCGGCCGGGTGCTGGAGGCGCTACGCCCCGGCATGGTGGTGGTCGACTGCTCGACGGCCAATCCGACCTCGACCGTGTCGCTCGCCGCGAAAGTGGTCGAGAAGGGCGCCCATTTCGTCGACGCTGCGATGACCCGCACGCCGAAGGAGGCGGAGGAGGGCAGGCTGAACCTTCTCGTCGGCGGCGAGCCGGAGGTCGTCGCACAGGTCAGGCCGCTGCTCTCGGCCTTTTCGGAGAACATCTTCGAGGCCGGCGGCGTCGGAACCGGCCACCAGCTCAAGCTCCTGCACAACTTCGTCTCGCTCGGCTCGGTGACGCTGATCGCCGAGGCCGTCGCTTGCGCCGGCAAGGGTGGCGTGTCGATGGACGCGCTGGTGGAATGCCTCGCCAAAGGCGGCGGCGGCGGGGTCGCGCTGGAGCGACTGCGCCCCTACATCGAGGTCGGCGAGACGGCGCAGCTGCGCTTCTCGATCGCCAATGCGGCCAAGGACCTGTCCTACTATCGCCGGCTCGCGGAAGACCTCGGTGCGGCGGATCTCGTCGCCGAGGGCGTGTCGCGGACGCTGGAAGGACTTGTCGGCCGCGGCGAGGGCCAGGCTTTCGTGCCGGAGGCGGTCAGGCTGCTGCAAGATTGA
- a CDS encoding amidohydrolase family protein, with protein MTQKIIDSHFHIWRQADQPWLVGPMVPRIFGPYEPIRRDYPMSEYLADRAGTGVEKAVYVQTNWAKEDFEKEAAWLQETADATGWPHAIVAYADMTVDDVRPQLDRLKAYPRVRGVRMQLHWHETPQFRFAASADQVIDATVRRNVARLKDYGFSFDLQLFPGQMRDGAVLVGENPEIDFILTHTGMLVDREAKTADAWEAGLAAMAGFDNFSAKLSGLGTFVHRNDPDLIAFIVDRANAILGSRRLMFGSNFPIEKLWTDYASLVAAHVAAAAKLPPQDRENIFWNTAERVYRPA; from the coding sequence ATGACGCAGAAGATCATCGATTCCCATTTCCATATCTGGCGGCAGGCGGATCAGCCCTGGCTGGTGGGCCCGATGGTGCCGCGCATCTTCGGGCCTTACGAGCCGATCCGCCGCGACTATCCGATGAGCGAGTATCTCGCGGACCGCGCGGGCACCGGCGTCGAGAAGGCGGTCTATGTCCAGACCAACTGGGCGAAAGAGGATTTCGAGAAGGAGGCGGCCTGGCTGCAGGAGACCGCCGACGCGACCGGATGGCCGCATGCCATCGTCGCCTATGCCGACATGACGGTGGACGACGTGCGTCCGCAGCTCGACCGGCTGAAGGCCTATCCGCGCGTGCGCGGCGTGCGCATGCAGTTGCACTGGCACGAGACCCCGCAATTCCGCTTCGCCGCCTCGGCCGACCAGGTGATCGATGCGACCGTGCGGCGCAACGTGGCGCGGCTGAAGGACTATGGGTTTTCCTTCGATCTCCAGCTGTTCCCGGGACAGATGCGCGACGGCGCGGTGCTGGTGGGGGAGAATCCGGAGATCGACTTCATTCTCACCCATACGGGCATGCTGGTCGACCGGGAAGCGAAGACGGCGGACGCGTGGGAAGCCGGCCTCGCCGCCATGGCAGGCTTCGACAATTTCTCCGCAAAACTGTCCGGCCTGGGCACCTTCGTCCACCGCAACGACCCTGACCTGATCGCATTCATCGTCGACCGTGCCAACGCCATCCTCGGCAGCCGCCGGCTGATGTTCGGCTCAAACTTCCCGATCGAGAAGCTGTGGACCGACTACGCTTCGCTGGTCGCCGCCCATGTCGCGGCCGCGGCGAAACTGCCGCCGCAGGATCGGGAGAACATTTTCTGGAACACGGCCGAACGGGTGTATCGGCCGGCATAG